Part of the Novosphingobium sp. ZN18A2 genome, TGATCAGGATGCCGGTTATCCCTTCATCCGCCAGCGCTTCCGCTTCGCCCAGCTTGGCACAACACACGCCCAATGCCCCGGCGGCGATCTGGCGGCGGGCGATATCGGCGCTCTTGTGCGTCTTGGCATGCGGGCGCAGCTTCAACCCGTTCGCCCCGGCGAAATCGGCCATTCGCGCGATGTTCCGGTCAAGCGCGTCGCGGTCTATCACCAGCACCGGCGTATTGAGGTCGCGGCGCGAACCCTGGCGGCCGACAAGGTGGCGGTGGAGCTGTTCGTCGTTCACGCTGGCATCCTCATTTCGCATCGATACCGAACAGGCGCGCAAGATCGGCGTTGACGAACTTGCGCGATGGATCGACTTCGGCGCGGACCTTCAGGAAATCGCCCGTCTTCGGATAGAGGTCGAACACGTCCCGCGCGGTCAGCGTGTGCCGTTTCGCCCAGTGCGGGCGGCCGTTCGCGCCGCGCAACACCGGCTCGATCTCCGCGAAAAGGTCGCGCCAGGGCATTCGCGCGTATTGATGGAACGAAACCGATGCGCCCGGTCCGCGATTGAACGGCGACATCCAGATATCGTCGGCGGCCACCGTCCGGAATTCGAACGGGAAAGCCACCGGAAGGCGCTTCTTTCGGATATAGCCGATCGCATCCAGCAAGGTCGGTATCCCGTCGGCGCGTGGCAGTTCGTATTCCATTTCCTCGAACCGGATCGTGCGGTCGCCGGGGAATATCTGCCAGGCCGGGCCAACGCGCCGGCTCGGCTTCTGGCTTAGCCGCATCATCAGCCGTTGAAGCGAGGGGATCGTGAAATTCGCTGCCCTGCCAATTTCACAGGCGATGCGGAACGGGCGTTCGTCGATATCGGTGGTGCGTTCCAGTTCAGCTTCGCTTTCGACCGGGTGCAGGCTCTTGAAGATCACGTGATCGGCATAGGGGAACACGAAGAATTCGAAGTGGCGCGTCGCGCCGGCCAGGTCTTCCCACCGCTCCGCAATTTCGGCCAGCGGGCGGCTTTCAACGCGTTCCTCAAGGTAATAGGCGGGCAGCACGTTGATGCGGATGCGCGTCGCCACGCCGAACAGGCCGAGCGACAGGCGCTGCGCCTCGAAAAGATCAGGTCTCGTCCGCGCGTCGCACGTAACCAGCGAACCGTCCGCCAGCATCAGTTCGAACGCGGTCACTTGCGTGGAGAGGCTGCCCAGATCCTTGCCCGTCCCGTGCGTGCCGGTTGCCGTCGCCCCGGCGAGCGATTGCGGGTTCACGTCGCCCTGGTTGATCAGCGATAGCCCTTCTGCCCACAGCGCCTCTGTCAGCCGGGCAAGGCTCCATCCCGCAGGCACCCACGCGCTCTTCCGGTCAGGCGCGATCTCTATCGGCGCTGCATAATCGGACATGTCGATCAGTGTGCCGCCCGTCTCGCACAAGGGCATGAAGGAATGGCCGGCGCCGCGCACACGGACCTTGCCGGCCCCCAGCACGGCCTTGCGCAGTTCCGCCTCGTCGCGCGGCTGCGCGATGGCTTGCGGGCGCGCGGTCACGCTTCCCGACCAGTTGTGCCAATCCATCAATCGCATCCTCCCAGCTGCTTTGGCCATGTGCCTTGGCCAAGCCGCGCTTTTGCGCTGTTGGGGCATCTCAACCGGCTATCCGCGCGCAGCGGCCGCTTTTTGCGTTTGCCGCCTGGGGCCGAGGCTTGTTGTCCCCCGGCCTTCGCCCGTGCGCTACCAGGTCAGAACCTTGCCGGCAGCCCCCAGCGAAGGCAGCGCCGCGCTTGGCGTCATCATCGGAATGTCGGCGGGCACGTCGTCTCGGGTCAATCCGCTCAATTCCAGCGACTGCAGGCACCCGATGACCTGCACGCCGTTGTCCGTCGCCAGCTTCAGGAACTCGGCCACGCTCTTGCCGCCTTGCATCGGATAGATTTCTTCCGCGCGGCCCTTGGCCAGAAGCTCTGTCGCCGGGCCGGTGAAGTACATCACCACTTTCTGTTCGGCCGCCGCAGCGGTTGCAGCAAGGAAAAAGGCCGACGGAAGCCGTTTCGGGCTTTCGGGGCCAGAGATCAGGATAATGACCATGTCGGCCGGGGTGTCATCCATTGTCTGTCTCCTTTCGGGTGCCGATATTGTCTGGATGCGGCGGCAAGCGCCCGCTCCATGGCGATTTCAGCGAAGAGACCAGATTTGCAGCGGCAATGCACTAGCAATCTTGCGCCAGTGGGATGCGTTCAAGGCGGGCGCGCGTGATTAACGTTTCGCGTCGCCCGGTGGTGCATATGGGCAAAGGTCGGCGGCAGGGTGCGTCCGCGATGAACGCGCAGGCACCGGCGCAGAAAAAAGGGGGGCTGTCCCGAAGGATCAGCCCCCCATGAAGTTTGGGAGAGGATGCCTGAAAGGCAGGATCGAAATGGTTCTTCCTCATCGATTGTGCAAGTGCGAAGGCGGCATTTCCAGTTGCAGAAAACGCAAATTGGCAAGGAAAGGCCTTCATCCCTGACTTTTTGTGCGTTTTTCGGGGAAATCGCGCATCTAGGAATCGCAATGCCGCGTTTCACGGCCTAGCAGTTGCGACTCCACTTCCATGAAAGACCGGAAATATCATGAACAACAACGATCTCGCCGAAGCACTTGCCGCCAATCACGACCTTACGAAGGCGGATGCCCGCAAGCTGGTTGATGGTGTTTTCGCCGCAATTACCGATGCAGCTGCCAACGGTGAGGAAATCGCCCTTTCGGGATTCGGCAAGTTCAAGGTCAAGCACAGCCCGCAGCGCGAAGGCCGCAACCCCGCGACCGGCGAAGCGATGACCATTGCCGCGTCCAACAAGCTGGCCTTCACGCCTGCCAAGGCGGTGAAGGATCGCCTGAACGGCTGATCAACGAAGACCCAAAGGCGCCCCGTTCCCGCAATGGGCGGGGCGCCATATAGGTTCATCGGAAATACCCATGGAACTTGACGACCAGTTGCGCCGCTATTTCGGCACGGCCGACCTTGCCGCGCTGACGCCGCAGGCCTTTGCCGCGGGGCGCGAAAAGCTCCTCGTCGAATTCGGCCTGGAAAAGGATCGCAACCGCCGCTTTGCCATG contains:
- a CDS encoding D-arabinono-1,4-lactone oxidase, whose translation is MRLMDWHNWSGSVTARPQAIAQPRDEAELRKAVLGAGKVRVRGAGHSFMPLCETGGTLIDMSDYAAPIEIAPDRKSAWVPAGWSLARLTEALWAEGLSLINQGDVNPQSLAGATATGTHGTGKDLGSLSTQVTAFELMLADGSLVTCDARTRPDLFEAQRLSLGLFGVATRIRINVLPAYYLEERVESRPLAEIAERWEDLAGATRHFEFFVFPYADHVIFKSLHPVESEAELERTTDIDERPFRIACEIGRAANFTIPSLQRLMMRLSQKPSRRVGPAWQIFPGDRTIRFEEMEYELPRADGIPTLLDAIGYIRKKRLPVAFPFEFRTVAADDIWMSPFNRGPGASVSFHQYARMPWRDLFAEIEPVLRGANGRPHWAKRHTLTARDVFDLYPKTGDFLKVRAEVDPSRKFVNADLARLFGIDAK
- a CDS encoding DsrE family protein, whose product is MDDTPADMVIILISGPESPKRLPSAFFLAATAAAAEQKVVMYFTGPATELLAKGRAEEIYPMQGGKSVAEFLKLATDNGVQVIGCLQSLELSGLTRDDVPADIPMMTPSAALPSLGAAGKVLTW
- a CDS encoding HU family DNA-binding protein gives rise to the protein MNNNDLAEALAANHDLTKADARKLVDGVFAAITDAAANGEEIALSGFGKFKVKHSPQREGRNPATGEAMTIAASNKLAFTPAKAVKDRLNG